TGCTTCGAGCGCTCGCTGTCGAGCGAGCGGAGGAACTCCGGGTCGTCGTCGGGCGCGAGCGGCCGTTGCCGGTCCCGGCCGGTCGCGGCGCCGCCACCCGGTCGGCCACCGCCGGCGGGATGGGTGGCCGGGACCGGACGGCCGGCGACAAACCAGGCGACCGAGCCGATCAGGGGGATGAACAGGATTATCAGCACCCAGGCGAAGCGTGGAAGTGCCCGGATCTCGTCGCTCTCGGCCGAGAGGCA
The nucleotide sequence above comes from Plantactinospora soyae. Encoded proteins:
- a CDS encoding PLD nuclease N-terminal domain-containing protein; protein product: MVRLYAILAIGQLILAVVALISCLSAESDEIRALPRFAWVLIILFIPLIGSVAWFVAGRPVPATHPAGGGRPGGGAATGRDRQRPLAPDDDPEFLRSLDSERSKQDRELLERWEQDLRRREDELRHGDSGDPPREEDKPEA